A single genomic interval of Arthrobacter methylotrophus harbors:
- a CDS encoding DUF3159 domain-containing protein gives MTVAKGPGPHEKPAQEEPGLAGDFAQGTPGPSIADIAAGYAEKAGLQRNSHGHVDILKSAGGFQGIAESIVPGLVFLIAFMITKDLAASLLASLAAAAVFTVVRLVQRRPLTQALAGTAGVAVSAWLANTTGKAEDFYVLGFYTNSAYIAGMLLSILLKWPIAGLLFGFVRNEGFEWRKDPERLRAYAIGTWVVIVVLALRLVVQVPLYFMGEPGLAALATMRLIMGAPLYILGLWIAWLLTRPAPGQKPETDPQPSKPSSSD, from the coding sequence ATGACAGTCGCCAAGGGACCCGGTCCCCACGAGAAACCAGCTCAGGAAGAACCTGGCTTGGCAGGAGATTTCGCTCAGGGGACCCCAGGCCCAAGTATTGCCGACATTGCCGCAGGCTACGCGGAAAAGGCCGGACTCCAACGCAACAGTCATGGGCACGTGGATATCCTCAAGTCGGCCGGAGGTTTTCAAGGGATAGCCGAGAGCATCGTGCCGGGCTTGGTGTTCCTGATCGCGTTCATGATTACCAAGGACCTCGCCGCTTCCCTGCTTGCGTCCCTCGCGGCTGCCGCCGTCTTTACCGTCGTCCGGTTGGTCCAGCGGCGCCCGTTGACCCAGGCGCTTGCCGGGACCGCCGGCGTCGCAGTCTCCGCCTGGCTCGCGAACACCACCGGAAAGGCCGAGGATTTCTACGTCCTGGGCTTCTACACGAACAGCGCCTACATCGCCGGAATGCTCTTGTCCATCTTGCTCAAGTGGCCGATCGCCGGCCTGCTGTTCGGCTTTGTCCGCAACGAAGGCTTCGAATGGCGGAAGGACCCGGAGCGCTTGCGGGCATACGCCATCGGCACGTGGGTGGTCATCGTTGTGTTGGCGCTACGGCTCGTGGTCCAGGTTCCCCTGTACTTCATGGGCGAGCCCGGCCTGGCCGCCCTCGCCACCATGAGGCTGATCATGGGCGCCCCGTTGTACATTCTCGGTCTCTGGATTGCCTGGCTCCTGACCCGGCCGGCGCCAGGCCAGAAGCCGGAAACGGATCCTCAGCCGTCGAAGCCGTCGTCGTCTGACTGA